The sequence below is a genomic window from Anaerobranca californiensis DSM 14826.
AGTTATTTCTTTAACCGTTAAATCTAGAGATAACATGGCACCTACAGCACCATATATTGTAGTTAAATTACCGATAATCAACACTAAAGCCCCTTCACCGGGTAAATTAAATATAGCCATTGCCGGTTGTAAAAAATTAGAAAAATGTTGTAGTAGCCCAGTTTTTTCTAAAAAATTAACCAAGGTGATAACCGGAATAATCACCTTGGCTAATTCCCACATTACTACGGTGCCATTCTTACCACCGTTAACAATTACTTTACCTATATTCATTTAATTTTTTCTCCAAGTCTGTCCAATCATCAGATGTCAACATTTCTAACTGGGCTTCTAATAGGGCTTTAAATCTAGTTCTGCAAACATGTACCTGCTTAGCCATTTCTTCCATTTCATTATGTATTTTTCTTGCTTTTAGTATCGCTTCATCAATAATTTTTTTAGCTTCCCGCTCCGCTTCTCTCCTGATAAGTTCTGCTTCTCTACTAGCATTTTGTTTCACTTCCTCAGCTGTTTCTTGTGCTACAACGATGGCATTATGTAATGTTTCTTCAATTTTTGAATAATGTTCTAACTTTTGAGTTAATCCTTTAATTTTTTCATTTAAATCTTGATTCTCTTTGATGAGTTTTTCATAATCTCTGACGATTTTATCTAAAAACTCATTTACTTCATCTTCATTATATCCTCTAAAAGAACGGGAAAATTCTTTATTATGGATATCTAAAGGGGTTAATGGCATACCTACACCTCCAAATTTAATCTAATAATATCAAATAAATAAAAAAATTATCTAAAATAATTATTCGACTTAAATTTTATAAATCCTTTTCCTTCTAGAAAAAAATTATAAATATTTTTTTATCTTTAAATGAATCCTATTTTTCTTAGTTAAATTTCCTACTTGGGCTATTTCAATCCGCCCCCTACCTCTAATTGATATAATCTCCCCTTCTTTTACTGTATAAGATGGGTTATTTACTATTTTATAGGAAACTTTAACTTTTTCTCCTTTGATTAATGCTACGACTTTAGTTCTAGATATACCAAAACCTAAACTAGCTACCGCATCTAACCTTAATGAAGCCACTGTTCCAGTGATTTCCTTTGCTTTACCTTCTGTAATCTTTAATTCATGGGGATATATTTCTTTAACTTGGACTGTTACATTTTTTACTTTTGTTAGATTAGCAAGTATAAATGGAGCTATATCTTGACTTACAATTACTTGACAACCTTCTTCAAAAACAATGATATCACCTATTTTCTCCCTTTTAAGTCCTAACCCTAAAATAGCTCCTAAATAATCTCGATGATTGCATTTTTCTAACCCTGAACCCGTTATTTCTAAATAGGCTATTTCTCCTTCAATATCTTCAGCCTTTAGAAAATCAGGATAAAAAATGATTTTCTTTCTTTCACTTTCTGGATATCCTCCTTCAAGGATATACCTTACACCAAAGATATCCTTTGTAGCTTTAGTTATAATTTCCTGTTGATAAGGGTCAAGGAAATTTGTTTCTTTTACTATATTTTTATCAGCAGCCATTTGTGCACAGTCAAGGCCGTGGGCAACAGCTATCTTGTCCACATCATTATCAAGTAAATTTAAAATCTTTTCTCTGTCCATTAGAATCCTCCTATACTACTTAAAATGCCAATTACAATCTGTCTAATAAAATTTAAAGCAATAAAACCTATGATTGGAGAAATATCTATATATGCTCCACCAGAACCTATTGGGGGTATTAAATTTCTAAAAGGCCTTAAATAAAATTCAGTGATTTTATAAATGACACTTTTAAACTCATATAAAGTTCTATTTGTCGGGGATACAGGTATCCAAGAAAAAAGAATCCTAATAATCAACAACCAATAAAATGCTTCAAAAAGTCTGTTTACTACTCCTATCATCTCTCTATCTCCTTTTCCATTTATTTATCTAAAGATTTCACTTCCTATCCTCACGATAGTGGCTCCTTCTTCCACTGCTACTAAATAGTCATTGGACATCCCCATTGACAATTCCTTTAAATTATAAAAACCTTTATTTTGCAGCTCATCTCTCAACATTCGCAATTCTTTAAAAACATAGCGGACTTCTTCTGGATTTTCTGTAAAAGGAGCCATTGTCATTAAACCTCGAACATTAACACCTGGGAGTTTAGATAGAAATATCAAAAAATCCTCTACTTCGTTTTTATAAAGGCCTGATTTACTATCTTCTTTTGAAATATTAACTTGAACTAAACAATTAGTTATTATTTCCTTCCCTCTAGAATGTTTATCTATTTCTAAAGCGATTTTTTCTCTATGTAATGAATGGATTAAGGAAAAATTTCCTACTAGATCTTTAACTTTTCTAGATTGGATGTTACCTATCATATGCCAACTACAGTTAGGAAAACTCTTATGTTTTTGTAAAAATCCTTCCACTCGATTTTCAGCAAAGGTTCTTATGCCATTTTTATATAGTTCTTCCATTTGTTCTAAAGTTGCCGTTTTTGATACTGGAAGGATAAGAACATTATTTTTTGTAAGCATTTTAATCTTTTGTTGTACTTTTAAATAGTTTTCCAATACCATTTTTTTCACTCCTAAAACTTAATCCATTGTCCTTCATTAACTATTTGGGGATTTAAAATAACTTGTTGATTATCCCTTAGTCCCACAACCCAAATCTTTCCATTTTCTTCCTTTATTTTGGCGATTTCCCAAAATACTACTCTATTCCTTTGCAGAACATATACCCCAGTTTTACCTTCTTTTGTAACAATAGCACTTTGAGGTAAGGGGATACCTGTTATGGTATCTAAAATAAAAAACACATCGGAAAACCTTAAAGCTAAAAAATCATCTTTTAATTCATCGGAAAATAAGTGGATTAGATAATAATCACTTTGTTGTTCCATTCCCTTTATATCTACAAATAAAATTTGGCTTATCTCTTCATTACCTAAACGCACCCTTACCCTTGATAAGCCATGGAGTAACTCACCATATTTCCTCTCTATTTTAACTATTATATCAGTTTGATAATTATTTACAATTTTTACTCCTTCATTACCTTGAGCTACTTCTTTATAATTTTGCTCTATATCTTTAAATACACTTAATACATTTTGGTTGTTAAACTCAAAACTTTCATAACCATCGATATTATAAACAATTAAACCAGCAATAGGGGCAACGTAATCACCAAAGAGATTTTGACCTTTTCTTACCCTTGTATTTGGTGGCAAAGATAATTGACTTTTACTAATACCTTTTAATACCTTTTCTTCTCTAAGATAAAATCCTATACCCCAGATTCCTTGATCCATACTCTTAATCTCCACAACTTCAATTTCTAATAATTTTGCCGTGATATAATCCCTTAAATTATTTGCCATATGACCAACGATAAAAAAGGCTAAAACACCAATTATTAAATAAAATATCCATTTTTTATAATTTAATTTACTCCCCTTTCCTTCAACACCCCCCTTTAATACCCTGAAATTTTTATTAGGGTACTTTTTAACCATATCCAACCCCCCTACCACTATAATTTAGAAAGTTCTTTTTTAAAAGTTTCAATATCTTTAAAGTCTTTATATACCGAAGCAAATCTTACATAAGCAATTTCATCTAGCTCCCTTAGTCTAGCTAAAACCATTTCTCCAATCTCTTTAGAGGTTATTTCGGCAACTAATCTATTAGCTAAATCTTTTTCTATGTTATCAACTAATTTCTCTAATTCAGTAAAAGAGATATTCCTTTTTTCCGTTGCCCTCGTTAATCCTCGAATAATTTTAGATCTATTAAAAAGCTCTTTTCTCCCATCTCTCTTTACAACTATTACCGGAGCTTCTTCAACTTTTTCAAAGGTTGTAAAACGTTTATTGCACTCTAAACATTCCCTCCTCCTTCTTATAACCGTTTTATCTTCATTAGGGCGGGAGTCTAAGACTTTAGTATCGCTATTTTGACAAAATGGGCATCTCATAGATTTACCTCCATTTTCTAATTTTCTACAACTTATTATATCACTTTTCCCCTTCAAATTTAAAGTCTTTTTCATTGTTAGGACTAAGATCGACAATAATTACATCATGGCCTATTTTTATAATTTTGTTCCATGGTATGATGATATCTGGTTCATCATGAAAAAACCCTAAAAAACCCCGCTTTCCAGAAATTATTAAAGATTTTATCAGTCCTTTTTCTAAATCTATTTCTAAATCATCAAATTGACCTATTAACAACCCTTCATTAAAATTTAAAATTTCTTTATTTCTAAGATCAGATATCCTCATTTTATCACTCCCCCTTACGAAGATATATGCGGAAAATTTTAAACATAGAATTTAATTTAACTTCCTAAATAAAAAGAAAATCCAGCCTAGAGGCTGGCCTAAAAATTCTTTATTACATTTGTATAATTTTCCCTTAAATAAAGGTTATTTTGATTGTATGCTTCGATAGCATAATCATCATGGACATCTAGCACAGGAGAATAGCAAAGAAAGTTAAAGATAATTATGATACAGCATAATACTTTCATCATTCATCCCTCACATATTTTTTTAAGTGATTTAAAGCTACCTTTTCTAACCTAGAAACTTGGGCTTGAGAAATTCCTATCTCTTCAGCAACTTCCATTTGAGTTTTTCCTTCAAAAAATCTTAGTGTTAATATTTTCTTTTCCCTTTCATTTAGCCTAGTAAGTGCTTCATTAATAGCTATTTCTTCTATCCAGTTACCATCCACTTCTTTATTATCTCTAATTTGATCCATAACAAAAATCGGTTCTCCTCCATCGTGGTAAATAGGTTCAAAAAGAGATACCGGTTCTTGAATGGCATCTAAAGCAAAAACCACTTCTTCCCTGTTTATATCGAGTTCTTTAGCAATTTCTGCTACCGTAGGTTCACGATCAAGTTTGTTTATTAAACCATCTCTAACTTGTAATGCTTTATAAGCAATATCCCTTAAAGATCTACTGACTCTAATAGGATTATTGTCCCTCAAATATCTCCTGATTTCCCCTATAATCATAGGGACTGCATAAGTAGAAAATTTAACATTTTGATTTAGATCAAAATTATCTATAGCTTTAATTAAACCAATACATCCCACTTGAAATAAATCATCTACACATTCCCCTCTATTATTAAATCTTTGAATTACACTTAAGACTAACCGGAGGTTTCCATTGACTAATTTTTCCCTTGCTTGTTGATCCCCCTGTTGTAACCGGATAAATAATTCTTTCATCTCTGCATTTTTTAAGACAGGTAATTTGGCGGTATTTACTCCACAAATTTCTACTTTATTTATCACGGCTAGCCCTCCTAAATTCTATTAAATAAATTATTTCCTTGAATAAAATAAATATACAAGTCATTTTTCTCTATCTATTTAATATTGTTACCAGAATTTCAATTAAAAAACATTTAATTTTAAAAAATATAATGGCAAGGAAAACCTTACCATTAAACATTATTTATTCCATTTTACTTATTTCTTTTTTTAACCGTTTAATAATTTTCTTTTCTAACCTTGAAATGTAGGATTGGGAAATACCTAAAATTTCTGCCACATCTTTTTGGGTTCTAATATTACCATCATATAAGCCAAATCTTAAAATCATTATTTTTTGTTCCCTTTTTGAAAGTTTAGTCAGTGCCTTTTGTAATAAATTGCGATTAATTTCTTGTTCTAAATCTTTATGAACGACATCTGGTTCTGTTCCTAATACATCTGATAAAAGTAATTCATTGCCATCCCAATCTATATTTAAAGGTTCATCGAAGGAAACCTCGGCTTTTAATTTATTATTTCTTCTCAAAAACATCAATATTTCATTTTCAATACATTTGGAGCCATATGTTGCTAGTTTAATTTTTTTAGAAGGATCAAATGTATTTACAGCTTTAATTAAACCAATAGTACCTATAGAAACTAAATCTTCAATATTTACTCCGGTATTTTCAAATTTCCTAGCTATGTATACAACAAGTCTCAAATTATGTTCAATTAATAAACGTTTAACACCTTCATCACCTTTTTGCAGTTTTTCCATTAGATATGATTCTTCATCATTAGATAATGGAGGTGGTAAAGCTTCTGTACTACCTACAAAATAAATATAACTTCCCTCTAACCCCAAAATCTTTAAAATTTTAAGATAAATTAATCGTAACTCTAATTTAATTTTTGCAAAAAAACTCATAATAGTTACCCCTCTCCTTCACTAAAATATTATAGCTGGGTGTAATAATGCATCCACCCCAGGATACATCCGGGACAAATTTGGATTTAAACCAATTAAACAATTGACCTCAACTTTTTTTCTCCCAACAACTTAACTTTATCTGCCTTTATAGTTACCAATAACTCTTCACCTCCCATGGACTTGAAAGGAATTAAAGTTACTTTTCCTTGAGTTTCCATCGGCACCTCCCAAATATATCCTGTTTCCAACCACCTGTTCCACTCAGGACCTAATAAATTTTTCAGTGTAACGGCATTAACGATAATCACTGGCAGCTTAGTTATAGGGTCATAGATTGAGTTACCGGTATCTAAAAAACCTCGAACAATAACTTTTTCTTTCCCAATAGATATTTCTAACTGGTAATACATCTTTTTGTTGTTAAAAATATTCTTCACATTTAATATAAATACTCTAGTAAGGGGGATAAATATGACTAATCCAGATAAAAAAAGGGTAATTTTTGTAATTTCCCTTAAAGAAATTACCGGGTTAATTATAGAAATAAAACCTATATTTTCAATCATAAACCAGTACAATATCCCTGCACCTAAAAAAGAAATGACAAATAAAGTTGCCAGTTTTTTTAAAAAAATTCCTATATTATCAATGGGAAAGGCGATAAAACCTAACAGCAGAAAAAACAATCCCTTTACATAAATAGATGTAAAAACTTTAGGATAAAGGACTAAAAGAATACTATATACTGAGCCAAATAAAGATGCTAAAATTTTCCTTCTTAATGGCGTTTTATGGGAATAAACAAAGTCATGTAACATAAAAACAGTTAGGCATAAGAAAAAATTTACTATAAAGGTTAAATCTAAATATATTTTCATTCTCTCCCCCCTTTTGTATATCATATCATAAGTGATTTGCAAAAATTGTCACAATATGGAGGAGAATAAAAAAAGACACAGGAAAATTTTATTTTCACCTGTGTCTTTTTTTATTTTTATTTAGACATTCTCTTTCTTAAAAATGCAGGTATATCGAAATCTTCTCCATCAAAGGATTCCACTTCTAGTTCTGAAATATATTTCGTTTTATCTCCTTTAGGTGCATCAAATCCAGTAGCTATAACGGTAACTTTTATTTCATCTCCCATTGATTCATCTATAACAGCACCGAAGATAATATTTGCATCAGCATCAACATATTTCTCTACTACAGCTGCTGCTTCTTGTACTTCATGGAGTCCTAAGTTAGTT
It includes:
- a CDS encoding nucleoside recognition domain-containing protein, with amino-acid sequence MNIGKVIVNGGKNGTVVMWELAKVIIPVITLVNFLEKTGLLQHFSNFLQPAMAIFNLPGEGALVLIIGNLTTIYGAVGAMLSLDLTVKEITILSSMLAICHSILSETVIAKKVGSQSWIVLFARLTMSVIVGILLGIIL
- a CDS encoding DivIVA domain-containing protein codes for the protein MPLTPLDIHNKEFSRSFRGYNEDEVNEFLDKIVRDYEKLIKENQDLNEKIKGLTQKLEHYSKIEETLHNAIVVAQETAEEVKQNASREAELIRREAEREAKKIIDEAILKARKIHNEMEEMAKQVHVCRTRFKALLEAQLEMLTSDDWTDLEKKLNEYR
- a CDS encoding RNA-binding protein yields the protein MDREKILNLLDNDVDKIAVAHGLDCAQMAADKNIVKETNFLDPYQQEIITKATKDIFGVRYILEGGYPESERKKIIFYPDFLKAEDIEGEIAYLEITGSGLEKCNHRDYLGAILGLGLKREKIGDIIVFEEGCQVIVSQDIAPFILANLTKVKNVTVQVKEIYPHELKITEGKAKEITGTVASLRLDAVASLGFGISRTKVVALIKGEKVKVSYKIVNNPSYTVKEGEIISIRGRGRIEIAQVGNLTKKNRIHLKIKKYL
- a CDS encoding YggT family protein, which translates into the protein MIGVVNRLFEAFYWLLIIRILFSWIPVSPTNRTLYEFKSVIYKITEFYLRPFRNLIPPIGSGGAYIDISPIIGFIALNFIRQIVIGILSSIGGF
- a CDS encoding YggS family pyridoxal phosphate-dependent enzyme, with the translated sequence MVLENYLKVQQKIKMLTKNNVLILPVSKTATLEQMEELYKNGIRTFAENRVEGFLQKHKSFPNCSWHMIGNIQSRKVKDLVGNFSLIHSLHREKIALEIDKHSRGKEIITNCLVQVNISKEDSKSGLYKNEVEDFLIFLSKLPGVNVRGLMTMAPFTENPEEVRYVFKELRMLRDELQNKGFYNLKELSMGMSNDYLVAVEEGATIVRIGSEIFR
- a CDS encoding HlyD family efflux transporter periplasmic adaptor subunit gives rise to the protein MVKKYPNKNFRVLKGGVEGKGSKLNYKKWIFYLIIGVLAFFIVGHMANNLRDYITAKLLEIEVVEIKSMDQGIWGIGFYLREEKVLKGISKSQLSLPPNTRVRKGQNLFGDYVAPIAGLIVYNIDGYESFEFNNQNVLSVFKDIEQNYKEVAQGNEGVKIVNNYQTDIIVKIERKYGELLHGLSRVRVRLGNEEISQILFVDIKGMEQQSDYYLIHLFSDELKDDFLALRFSDVFFILDTITGIPLPQSAIVTKEGKTGVYVLQRNRVVFWEIAKIKEENGKIWVVGLRDNQQVILNPQIVNEGQWIKF
- the nrdR gene encoding transcriptional regulator NrdR, whose protein sequence is MRCPFCQNSDTKVLDSRPNEDKTVIRRRRECLECNKRFTTFEKVEEAPVIVVKRDGRKELFNRSKIIRGLTRATEKRNISFTELEKLVDNIEKDLANRLVAEITSKEIGEMVLARLRELDEIAYVRFASVYKDFKDIETFKKELSKL
- a CDS encoding YlmC/YmxH family sporulation protein; amino-acid sequence: MRISDLRNKEILNFNEGLLIGQFDDLEIDLEKGLIKSLIISGKRGFLGFFHDEPDIIIPWNKIIKIGHDVIIVDLSPNNEKDFKFEGEK
- the sigG gene encoding RNA polymerase sporulation sigma factor SigG, with the protein product MINKVEICGVNTAKLPVLKNAEMKELFIRLQQGDQQAREKLVNGNLRLVLSVIQRFNNRGECVDDLFQVGCIGLIKAIDNFDLNQNVKFSTYAVPMIIGEIRRYLRDNNPIRVSRSLRDIAYKALQVRDGLINKLDREPTVAEIAKELDINREEVVFALDAIQEPVSLFEPIYHDGGEPIFVMDQIRDNKEVDGNWIEEIAINEALTRLNEREKKILTLRFFEGKTQMEVAEEIGISQAQVSRLEKVALNHLKKYVRDE
- the sigE gene encoding RNA polymerase sporulation sigma factor SigE; its protein translation is MSFFAKIKLELRLIYLKILKILGLEGSYIYFVGSTEALPPPLSNDEESYLMEKLQKGDEGVKRLLIEHNLRLVVYIARKFENTGVNIEDLVSIGTIGLIKAVNTFDPSKKIKLATYGSKCIENEILMFLRRNNKLKAEVSFDEPLNIDWDGNELLLSDVLGTEPDVVHKDLEQEINRNLLQKALTKLSKREQKIMILRFGLYDGNIRTQKDVAEILGISQSYISRLEKKIIKRLKKEISKME
- a CDS encoding sigma-E processing peptidase SpoIIGA; this encodes MKIYLDLTFIVNFFLCLTVFMLHDFVYSHKTPLRRKILASLFGSVYSILLVLYPKVFTSIYVKGLFFLLLGFIAFPIDNIGIFLKKLATLFVISFLGAGILYWFMIENIGFISIINPVISLREITKITLFLSGLVIFIPLTRVFILNVKNIFNNKKMYYQLEISIGKEKVIVRGFLDTGNSIYDPITKLPVIIVNAVTLKNLLGPEWNRWLETGYIWEVPMETQGKVTLIPFKSMGGEELLVTIKADKVKLLGEKKLRSIV